AGTAGGCGTAGCTGCCATCCGTAGCCACACCACCGATCTGCGCGCTGCCGTTGCTCGCCGTATACAGCAGCGTCGCGCCACCACCGCTCTTGGCGGTGACGTAGACCTTGCGCGCGCCGTCAGAGAACACCACGTGGATGTCGTCGACGGCGACGTGCCGGGGACCGAGCAGCCCCGACGCCACGCTCACGGCAGTGCCCCCGAACCTCGGCAAGCGCCAGACGTCCGTGCCGGAAGCGTAGTAGATGTCGGTGGCGTCGAGGTCGATGCCAAAGCTCGAAGCACCGCTCGCTGGCACGAGCGGAACGACACAGGGTGCACCGCCGTCGCAGGCAAGCCCTCCGCCGCTACCCGCAATACCACCCGCACCGCCACTCCCGCCGCTACCCGCAATACCACCCGCACCGCCACTCCCGCCGCTGCCCGCCGTGCCACCGCTGCCCGCATCTGCGGGGAGCTCTCCGACGGGGTCTCCCGTGCACCCCAAGGCGACGAGGGCGAGCGCGAGCGCCACGCGGCGATGGATCGAGACTACTGGCATGTTCTCCTGTACGGCGCATGCTGACACACTCCAACAGCGCGTGCAGGGGGCGGCCCTCGGCCCGCCGGCGCAGGTAGTTTTGGCCTCGTTTGGCACTCGGATTCGCGGTCAGCGCGTGCGCAGCAAACGGTGAATGTGCTTCTGCTCCCAGTCGAGTGCGCGCTGGTAGTACGCGAAGCGAGCTTCGCGTTCCTGGAACTCCGCTGAATGCAAGATGGCGCGTCCGCCGACGCGAGCCGCGGGGATCAGGTGATGTAGTAGCTCGTGATACACGATGTACGCGACGAAGTAGCGGGGCACCCATTCGCGATCCAAGCAAGGGTGCACGCGAATCAATTTCTCGTGTGCGCTGTAGCTCCCCAGCTTGATGCTATGCCGCGTTCGCGACTCCCGAGGCGCGGTGCGCCGACCCCAGGTGATGAGCGCATCCGACGCCGCGCCATTGAAGTAGCGCTCGTTCACGTCGGCGAAGATGCTCTCCAGGTCGTGAACACGACCGCGCGTGCGAACACGGGTCACGGGCCGTACACCGCGGATGCGATGCAGGTTCTTGTCGATGAACTCCCCGACCAGGGCGGACGCCTCGGGGTCCTCCCACACCACGTAGCGCACGAGGGCGTCCACCACGCGCTCGGGCGCGTCCAGGAACATCATGTGCAGGCGCACGCGCAAAGAACCACGATGCAGCGTGCGGGTGACCATGCGCCGTCGGTTGTCCGTGACGGCCAGCTGCACCACTGCCCCGTGGGCGGTCTCCAGACGGCGTTCGAGGGCCTGACGCGCGCCCTCGTGGATGTAGATCTGAGGCCCGCCGCTGAAGTTGAGGGGGAGCTGAACCAGCTTCGGCTGCGGGATCCGCACCGCAGCGGAGGCCATCCTGGGTGCCCGCGAGGACGTGCGTGAGCCTCGGGAGCGAAGTCCCTTGGGCGCTATCCAGGGGAAGCTGACGCCTCGGCTCATAGGTCCTGAAATTTGGGGTAAGGGACGGTGCGATCAGCGTCAAGTTGGCGCCGATTTAACAAGTGATTACAAGCGCTTGAGCGCCAATGCTCCAGCGGATTCCAACCGGAAGCTAAGTGCGCGCGCGGCCTCGACAATCCGCCCAGGCGGGGCGAAATCGCGCCCGAAACTTGCTGCGCTTGTCCCCGTGACGGCCCCAGGGTGTACCCAGGTTGTCAACAGCCTATCCACAGCCGCCAGGCACGAGACCCGCGATGGCGGAGCGGCATGGCCGCTCGCCGCTCCGCCCGCGGAATGAAGGTCAGGCGCGTGCTGGCGCGCGTTTGCTGGAGCCGTTGGACGTCTTGGCGCTGTCGTCGCTCGCCGGCTCCTCTGCACTACCAACAGCAGTGCTGGCACTGCCCGCACGCGTGATTCCGTGGTGCGCAAGCACCTTGCGCTCGATCGCATCCAGCAGCTCCGGGTGCTGTTCCAGGTGAGTCCGCGCGTTGTCCCGACCTTGCCCGATGCGCTCTCCGTCGAGGGAGTACCACGCACCGCTCTTCTGCACGATGCCGAGATCCGACGCCATGTCGATGACCTCACCAGAACGAGATACGCCATGGCCGTACAAGATGTCGAACTCCGTCTCCCGAAACGGTGGAGCCATCTTGTTCTTCACCACCTTGACCCGCGTGCGGTTGCCGACCACCGTCATGTCTTTGCCGCCCGTCGCTTCCTTGATGGCTCCGATGCGGCGCACGTCGAGGCGCACCGATGCGTAGAACTTGAGTGCATTGCCTCCGGTGGTCGTCTCCGGGCTACCGAACATGACCCCGATCTTCATGCGGATCTGGTTGGTGAAGAAGAACATGCACTGCGAACGTGACACCGTGCCCGTGAGCTTGCGCAACGCTTGGCTCATCAAACGCGCCTGCAACCCGACGTGCGAGTCGCCCATGTCGCCCTCGATTTCCGCCTTGGGAACCAGCGCCGCCACGGAATCCACGACGATGAGGTCCACGGCGCCGGAGCGCACGAGCATGTCGCCGATCTCGAGTGCCTGCTCACCGTAGTCCGGCTGGCTGATGAGCAGCTCGTCCGTCTTTACGCCAAGCTTCTTTGCGTAGTTGATGTCGAGGGCGTGCTCCGCATCGATGAACGCGGCAACGCCGCCCTGGCGCTGTACGTTGGCAATCGCGTGCAGGGTGAGCGTGGTCTTGCCGCTGGATTCCGGGCCATAGACCTCGACGATGCGTCCGCGCGGATAGCCACCGATGCCGAGAGCTACGTCCAAGCCGAGCGACCCCGAGGGCACGACGGCCACGTCTCGCCCGATCTTCTCCCCGTCCTTCAGCCGCATGATCGCGCCGCGCCCGAATTCCTTCTCGACGCTGGCAATGGCAACTTCCAAGGCCTTGCTCTTCTGCTTGTCGTCCATTTTCCCGCTCCGCACTCGTCGTCAGAGAACACTTCACCTGTGTGTCCCAAAACCTTGGGACACTCGCTCGGGGCGTCATGGCCCCGGGACATTCAAGCTAATACTGTGCGGCTGTTCAGATGTCAATTCCGGGTCGGACAATCAACGCCACCCGGTGAAATTCACGGACAAACGGCGCCGTCAGCGGGGATTCCACACTCCGACCACTCGATGAGGATCTGCTTCTCGGCCGGGGTGAGGGTCTCCACGGGCGGGTCCAACTTCACGAAGGTTGCGGGCATGAAGTCGGTCTTGATGGCGTTGTTCATGCGCCGAAAGATGGGTTTGCCGACGTAGACGACCTGCGTGTCCTCCCAAGTCAGCAGCGGGAAGGGCGAACCGTTCAGTGGAGGTTTCTGATGACAGCGATGGCACTTCGCTTCCAGGACTGCCTGGACTTCGCAGGGAAATGTTGGCTTCGCTGCAGTGCTGGGGGGACACGCCGAGCCGTCGGCGCCGCTCTGGCCGCCTCCGCTGGTGCCCGCGGTGCCCGCACCACCTGCGTTGCCCCCAGTTCCGCCTTGGCGCTCGAGTTCCGGGTCGTGCTCGCTGCAGCCGATGACAATGGCCACGCACGCCGCCAACCACCCCCACACTCTCGAGCGACTCGTCATGACGTCCATCAGTTCTTGCGCAGCCGACGGCGCAAAGCAAGCCGGGAAGTCCCTGCGTCACCGGGGGCGCCGCAGGGAGCGCGGCGACAAGCCGAGCCCCTGAGCAGCAGCACGAACGAGATCCGTTTCCCCACGGGTCTCCTGGGCGACTCGTTGCGGTGCAGGACGCGCGTGGATTGACACGGTCGGCAAGCGGCGAGGCGCGAGGCCCACGCGCAGCGCGGCGACACCAGTTGCAGTCGCGTCCCTTGCCGTGGCCCCCGTGGCCCAAGCGCTGCCGAGGGCAATCCCAACCACGGTGCTACCCACGGCCAGGGCGCCGCTCTTCATCCCGGGCCGCCGTGCCAACTGCACGAAGCGCTGACGGCCGGCGACCGCTGCGGGTTTTGGAGGCAGCGGCAAGCGATCCGCCGCGCGCCGCCTCGGTCCAGGTGCGTCGCGTCCCTCACCCAGCACGTGTGCGGCGCGCTGTAGACGCGCGGCCGCCAGCCCCGCGCTTTCCAGACGCGCCGCGGGATCCTTGACCAGGCAGCTCTCGATGATCTCACACAGCTCCTGCGGAACGTCGGGGCGCAGTTGCCGCACGGGACTGTGCGGTACGGTCATGATCGCGAGCATCAGTGCGTTGTAGTTGCGCGCGGCAAAGGGCGTCCTGCCCGTGAGGCACTCGTACAGCAACACGCCCAGAGCCCAAATGTCCGTGCGCGCGTCCACGTCCTCCGAGCCTTGGGCTTGCTCTGGGCTCATGTATGCTGGGGACCCGACCACGCTGCCGCTGTCCGTACGCACGCGACTGTCGAGCTCGCCCATCAGCTTGCTGACGCCGAAGTCGAGCACCTTCGGCCACGCCTGCCCGCGACGCGACGCAACCAGGAACACGTTGGCCGATGAGAGATCGCGATGCACGATACCGGCGTAGTGAGCGTGCTGCAGGGCGCGCGCCACTTGAGCCATGATTGCCGCCGCCTCGAGCGAGGTGAGCGGTCCGCGCCGAGTCAGACGCTGGTCCAGGGTCTGCCCTTCGAGAAGCTCCATGACCATGAAGGGACGCCCGTCCTCGGCCTGCCCGACGTCGAACACGTCGACGATGGCAGGATGCTTGAGGCGACCCGTCGCCCGCGCTTCCTGCAGGAATCGCTGCACGATCTCCGGGCGCTTCGCCAGGCTCGGCAGCACCAGCTTGAGCGCGAACTCTCGGTCCGTCAGCAGATTGGTGGCCGCCCAGACCTCAGCCATGCCCCCCTCGCCCAAACGCCGACCGAGGCGGTACTTTCCAGCAATGACGGAACCTGGCTCCACAATGGAATTTCATCGGAGCCGGGCCCAAGCGGCCAACTTAGCGGCAGTCTTTCGGCTGCGCGGGTTCAGCTGCTCGAATCAGCTGCGGGCGCCGGCGCCGGAGAGCTGCGCC
The nucleotide sequence above comes from Polyangiaceae bacterium. Encoded proteins:
- the recA gene encoding recombinase RecA, with product MDDKQKSKALEVAIASVEKEFGRGAIMRLKDGEKIGRDVAVVPSGSLGLDVALGIGGYPRGRIVEVYGPESSGKTTLTLHAIANVQRQGGVAAFIDAEHALDINYAKKLGVKTDELLISQPDYGEQALEIGDMLVRSGAVDLIVVDSVAALVPKAEIEGDMGDSHVGLQARLMSQALRKLTGTVSRSQCMFFFTNQIRMKIGVMFGSPETTTGGNALKFYASVRLDVRRIGAIKEATGGKDMTVVGNRTRVKVVKNKMAPPFRETEFDILYGHGVSRSGEVIDMASDLGIVQKSGAWYSLDGERIGQGRDNARTHLEQHPELLDAIERKVLAHHGITRAGSASTAVGSAEEPASDDSAKTSNGSSKRAPARA
- a CDS encoding serine/threonine-protein kinase, with the protein product MEPGSVIAGKYRLGRRLGEGGMAEVWAATNLLTDREFALKLVLPSLAKRPEIVQRFLQEARATGRLKHPAIVDVFDVGQAEDGRPFMVMELLEGQTLDQRLTRRGPLTSLEAAAIMAQVARALQHAHYAGIVHRDLSSANVFLVASRRGQAWPKVLDFGVSKLMGELDSRVRTDSGSVVGSPAYMSPEQAQGSEDVDARTDIWALGVLLYECLTGRTPFAARNYNALMLAIMTVPHSPVRQLRPDVPQELCEIIESCLVKDPAARLESAGLAAARLQRAAHVLGEGRDAPGPRRRAADRLPLPPKPAAVAGRQRFVQLARRPGMKSGALAVGSTVVGIALGSAWATGATARDATATGVAALRVGLAPRRLPTVSIHARPAPQRVAQETRGETDLVRAAAQGLGLSPRSLRRPR